In Danaus plexippus chromosome 28, MEX_DaPlex, whole genome shotgun sequence, a genomic segment contains:
- the LOC116776218 gene encoding protein seele, translating to MKLKIVILTFAVFLEAVTAKIDPQNLRCLVCRTTFQELNHVIKNVERWKKVDVGNFRMDASGNTMQQKVPAHRSAVYISEVIDGICKKMDDYVRVYYKATGKLAIMQLMTEGGMNPDFSKAKFVTDDDLNKSLEYYCERMFEDNEEEITDLYKNRPEDDVMPDAEREICFDHAKYCEEWMLPTEEDTTWTPEMEAEYVKVHGPDPYGFGGPAGLPQQTFAGDVSDEGYDDTDGEDTEPSEVKDEL from the exons atgaaattaaaaattgtcattttaaccTTTGCGGTATTTTTAGAAGCAGTAACTGCTAAGATAGACCCTCAAAACTTAAGGTGTTTAG tgTGCCGTACCACGTTTCAAGAATTAAATCATGTTATCAAAAACGTTGAAAGGTGGAAAAAAGTGGAT GTTGGTAACTTCAGAATGGATGCCAGCGGTAACACTATGCAGCAGAAGGTACCAGCTCATAGATCAGCTGTCTATATCTCCGAAGTCATTGATGGCATTT GCAAGAAAATGGATGATTATGTACGAGTGTACTACAAGGCGACGGGTAAGCTGGCTATCATGCAGTTGATGACCGAGGGTGGCATGAACCCGGACTTCAGCAAGGCCAAGTTTGTCACCGACGATGATCTGAACAAGAGTTTAGAATATTAT TGCGAGCGGATGTTCGAAGACAATGAGGAGGAAATCACCGACTTGTATAAGAATCGGCCGGAGGATGACGTCATGCCTGACGCGGAGAGGGAG ATATGTTTCGACCACGCGAAGTATTGCGAGGAGTGGATGCTGCCGACTGAGGAGGATACGACATGGACGCCGGAAATGGAAGCTGAGTATGTCAAG GTCCACGGCCCGGATCCTTATGGTTTCGGAGGCCCGGCAGGTCTGCCGCAGCAGACCTTCGCCGGAGACGTCTCGGACGAAGGCTATGATGACACTGATGGCGAAGATACAGAGCCTTCAGAGGTCAAGGACGAACTCTGA